One Verrucomicrobiota bacterium DNA window includes the following coding sequences:
- a CDS encoding endonuclease → LQVPKALLGAHGSNLEKDKRYDQILHYAIYPENFTNAGGELDFYIDEAHIKELFPLGLTKEKFTFQLSDHLPLWMQINTNIDGQQLEQIIQG, encoded by the coding sequence CCTGCAAGTCCCCAAGGCGTTGCTCGGCGCGCATGGGAGCAACCTGGAGAAGGACAAACGTTACGATCAAATTCTGCATTACGCGATCTACCCGGAGAACTTCACCAACGCCGGCGGCGAACTGGATTTCTACATTGACGAGGCGCACATCAAGGAATTATTTCCCCTTGGTCTGACCAAGGAAAAGTTCACCTTCCAACTCTCCGACCACCTGCCGCTCTGGATGCAGATCAACACCAATATCGACGGCCAGCAGCTCGAACAGATTATTCAAGGGTGA
- a CDS encoding LamG domain-containing protein, with protein MMKTLLTMMAPKKLCLLALGLILISPAARAGLTLQLTLWNVHYGDSQYYFLSSDLTTNDTPPNISVGDYYLASPQSPSNGLAILYRLDSTNGFHFVSGNGGWVYPDFASFLQGLTQTNWSIFVTNATTTNVYNFSVNTGGVSSNSFPPVSISFPTNGAVNVTNQPLFTWQGPSNYTALSVFAGDIDSIFSENAALPPAQTSWPGTGVLLNGTNYFTVNYNSNSTAVVVASVPRDDSSNAISGWVSASQLIDYATLQFFVGLPGIPSVGHTNVAHYTFDDNDIFATDVSGHGNNVSTISGFGSGNASTTNDALAGPYAANFDNNGGSGAGWLNAPTNLLATFAGSFTVSLWLKTSEVHGNNDDGEFSAEGIVSALNGDTDTAVMPMGLTGSKLAFYTGGASHDILHSQADINTGLYVHLVVTRDQGTGEKRIYFNGALDSSVFAATGMLTGPDALDIGYNNGAGFNGRMDDIQFYSGVLSPSEVAYLYNNPGSNVVDTTATPSGAHTNVAHYRFDLGNPLEHDDSGNGNDFNGGSSWGTPVHSQDTNAIAGSAAVLFAGVSSMTMTPPSDAFSNITSVLADTFSLSLWVQTSDSVGVDTDNAIDGATIVWAYNDLGNTNDIVPVALTGAKAAFTTRDELGNIDTLHSTNDVNDGFYHHIVVTRNRGTGEKKIYVDGVLEGTQTATTNLLNGNNYYFSLGGTTYSSYSGLVDDVQLYSGVLSASEVAYLHNNPGAQVADSTGGVPPTNNIEATFLLNIVRDQNLTLGDVYYCFPSFTAISPSPITTHEIHSPSDKFAGELLSSRSDNLTSLDSLVSECTNGQWTIYVNKNDPSEQQFKFSVSITGLTTNLLQKVTILSPANGNTNVPSIPTYYWSGPATFEGIFANVSRTNSSIGTTNLPGTATNWVFTTALSTGTNQFYLNYFTNDVPNITIGAPVDGNSVPLYSWSAQANLNSEATSEFVVSAPMPVQLVNPQRSGNNLQFAFTAAAGRPYIVEARTNLSSGVWIVLTNITGDGTLTQFTFPTTNPPIRFFRVRSD; from the coding sequence ATGATGAAAACTCTCCTCACCATGATGGCTCCCAAGAAACTGTGTTTACTTGCGCTGGGCTTGATCCTTATCTCACCCGCGGCGCGAGCCGGTCTGACGCTCCAATTGACACTCTGGAACGTCCACTACGGGGACAGCCAATATTATTTTCTTTCTTCGGATTTGACCACGAACGACACGCCACCGAACATAAGCGTCGGCGATTACTATCTGGCATCACCGCAATCTCCTTCCAACGGCCTGGCCATCCTCTATCGGTTAGACAGCACCAATGGTTTTCACTTTGTCAGCGGCAACGGAGGTTGGGTTTACCCGGACTTTGCCTCGTTCCTGCAAGGACTCACGCAGACCAACTGGTCCATTTTCGTCACCAACGCCACCACCACCAACGTTTATAACTTCAGCGTGAATACCGGAGGCGTCAGCAGCAACTCCTTTCCTCCGGTAAGCATCTCCTTCCCCACCAACGGCGCGGTGAATGTCACGAACCAGCCTTTGTTCACCTGGCAGGGGCCGTCCAATTACACTGCGCTCAGCGTGTTCGCTGGCGATATCGACAGCATCTTTAGTGAGAACGCCGCTCTGCCACCGGCACAAACCAGTTGGCCGGGTACCGGCGTGCTTTTGAACGGCACCAACTACTTCACGGTGAACTACAACAGCAACTCAACCGCTGTTGTGGTCGCTTCGGTGCCGCGGGACGACTCGTCCAACGCCATCTCCGGCTGGGTTTCTGCGTCGCAGTTGATTGATTACGCCACGCTGCAATTTTTCGTCGGGCTGCCCGGCATTCCCAGCGTCGGGCACACAAATGTGGCGCACTACACCTTTGATGATAACGACATCTTCGCGACCGATGTTTCCGGCCACGGCAACAACGTTTCGACCATCTCCGGGTTTGGCAGCGGCAATGCCAGCACCACCAATGACGCTCTCGCCGGTCCCTACGCGGCAAACTTCGACAACAATGGCGGAAGTGGAGCCGGTTGGCTCAATGCGCCCACCAACTTGTTGGCCACGTTCGCCGGCAGTTTCACCGTTTCGTTGTGGCTGAAAACCTCGGAGGTCCACGGCAACAACGATGATGGGGAATTCTCCGCTGAAGGCATCGTCTCCGCCTTGAACGGCGACACGGACACCGCTGTCATGCCCATGGGTCTGACCGGCAGCAAACTGGCCTTTTACACCGGCGGCGCGTCACACGACATTCTCCATTCCCAGGCGGACATCAACACCGGACTATACGTTCACCTCGTGGTGACGCGCGATCAGGGGACCGGCGAGAAAAGGATCTACTTCAATGGCGCGCTTGATTCCTCCGTTTTCGCCGCGACCGGCATGTTGACCGGCCCTGACGCTCTGGACATTGGCTATAACAATGGCGCCGGATTCAACGGCCGGATGGACGACATTCAGTTTTATTCCGGCGTCCTGTCTCCAAGCGAGGTGGCCTACCTCTACAACAACCCCGGTTCCAACGTCGTGGACACGACCGCGACTCCAAGCGGCGCGCATACGAACGTGGCGCATTACCGGTTCGACCTAGGCAATCCGCTCGAGCACGACGATTCCGGCAACGGCAACGATTTCAATGGTGGCAGTTCTTGGGGCACGCCTGTCCACTCGCAAGATACGAACGCCATTGCCGGCTCGGCGGCTGTCTTGTTCGCAGGCGTGAGCAGCATGACGATGACACCACCGAGTGACGCCTTCAGCAACATCACCAGCGTTCTGGCGGACACGTTCTCACTTTCTCTTTGGGTCCAAACGAGTGACTCGGTTGGCGTTGACACTGACAACGCGATTGATGGCGCGACCATCGTCTGGGCGTATAACGATCTTGGCAATACGAACGACATCGTACCCGTCGCTCTCACCGGCGCGAAAGCCGCCTTCACCACCCGCGATGAACTCGGCAACATCGACACGCTTCACTCAACGAACGACGTCAACGATGGGTTTTATCATCACATCGTCGTCACCCGGAACCGCGGCACCGGCGAAAAAAAGATTTACGTGGACGGTGTGTTGGAGGGGACGCAGACGGCGACGACCAACCTGCTCAACGGGAACAATTACTATTTCTCACTCGGTGGCACGACCTATTCCAGCTACAGCGGACTGGTGGATGATGTGCAGCTTTACTCCGGCGTTTTGTCCGCCAGCGAAGTTGCTTACCTGCACAACAACCCCGGCGCGCAAGTCGCCGACTCGACCGGCGGCGTGCCCCCGACGAACAACATTGAGGCGACGTTCCTCTTGAACATCGTCCGCGACCAGAACCTGACGTTGGGCGACGTTTATTACTGTTTCCCGTCATTCACGGCGATCAGTCCGTCGCCGATTACCACGCACGAAATCCACTCGCCCAGTGACAAGTTTGCGGGCGAGTTGCTTTCGTCGAGATCCGACAACCTGACCTCCCTCGACAGTCTCGTGAGCGAATGCACCAATGGGCAGTGGACCATTTACGTCAACAAGAACGATCCCAGCGAACAGCAATTCAAGTTCAGTGTTTCCATCACCGGTCTGACCACGAACCTTCTCCAAAAAGTCACCATCCTGTCGCCCGCCAACGGCAACACGAATGTCCCCAGCATCCCGACTTATTATTGGAGCGGCCCGGCCACCTTTGAAGGAATTTTTGCCAACGTCAGTCGCACCAATTCCTCCATCGGCACCACCAACCTGCCCGGCACTGCCACCAACTGGGTATTCACCACGGCTTTGAGCACGGGCACAAATCAATTTTACCTTAACTACTTCACCAACGATGTTCCTAACATCACAATCGGTGCGCCCGTGGATGGCAATTCCGTCCCGTTGTACAGTTGGAGCGCGCAGGCCAACCTCAACAGCGAAGCCACGTCTGAGTTCGT